In Archocentrus centrarchus isolate MPI-CPG fArcCen1 chromosome 22, fArcCen1, whole genome shotgun sequence, one DNA window encodes the following:
- the LOC115772810 gene encoding uncharacterized protein LOC115772810 produces the protein MRERDFMPNMERGKPATYTGDKKAKMAAKTNKKWVRLATVFAYVLSVSLAAIILAIYYSLIWKPTSASSSAGKSGEEVTPTANISTNISTSNNITEWNSTQTRLLSLNQTRQGTTPHSQAFQWDDRAETVAVSPRGAGAEIAHSHQEEGLYASSHGHTSAERSGTLGRETQGSQPRVSHYIPSSTTRESVAEGKGEREAQGVTEKREPENAVTLPPT, from the coding sequence ATGAGAGAGCGGGACTTCATGCCCAATATGGAGAGGGGCAAACCTGCTACTTATACAGGGGACAAAAAGGCTAAGATGGCTGCTAAGACTAACAAGAAGTGGGTGAGATTAGCCACTGTTTTTGCATATGTGTTGTCTGTGTCCTTAGCAGCCATTATCCTAGCAATTTACTATAGCCTGATCTGGAAGCCAACCAGTGCATCCTCTTCTGCTGGGAAGTCGGGGGAAGAGGTCACCCCCACTGCAAACATCTCAACTAATATTTCCACAAGCAACAATATAACAGAGTGGAACTCTACACAAACACGTCTGCTGTCTCTCAACCAGACCAGGCAGGGCACAACCCCGCACAGTCAGGCGTTTCAGTGGGATGACAGAGCGGAGACAGTGGCCGTTTCCCCGCGGGGTGCTGGAGCAGAAATTGCGCACTCGCACCAGGAGGAAGGACTCTACGCATCTTCCCACGGTCACACAAGCGCGGAGAGATCGGGCACTTTGGGCAGAGAGACACAAGGGTCTCAACCCCGCGTGAGCCACTACATCCCGTCAAGCACTACTAGGGAGTCTGTCGCTGAGGGCAAGGGGGAGCGGGAGGCGCAAGGGGTGACAGAAAAACGCGAGCCCGAAAATGCTGTGACTCTTCCTCCGACCTGA